The window AGGAGCGCAGGCCCTCCTCCCTCGGGGCCCACGTCCAGGGAGGTGGGGTCAGGCCCCGGGGCACTCACGGGCCCGAATCCCCCACCAGAGGAAACATAGTCGGGGTAATTGTGGACGTCGAACAGGTGGATTTGCTGAACGGGGATCTGGCTGGTGGCCAGCTGCCACTGCTCCGAGTGAACCTGACGGACAGAGAGAAGACGGTCAAGGATGCAGTTAAGACCAAAAGACCAGCCGGTCCGCGCCCCGTTGGCTCAGCTCCATTCCACGCAGCCCGGGCCCATTCCGACCTCCCCCTCGCCCCCCGACGGCCTAGTTCCCCCAGATCCCCGCATTGTtggctctgcccttctcctccctgaCCCCAGCCTCCCCTTTCTGACCGCGCGGGTTCAGTTCTGCTGGAACCTCCTTTCCCTCGGTCTTCCTGACCACGCCCCCACCTGACCCCGCCCCCTCGCCTCCCTGACCccgcctcctctccccttctctctccccctcttccctccctgccctctcccttcctctcttgctgCAGCACCGCCCCCGCCCCAACTCTCTCCTCTAACACCTCCTTTTGCCCACCTCACCCTCCTCGTCCTGAAGTCCCTCTCTTCTCCCGTGGTTCCCCGCTTCCCTCTTTCCCCGCACCCTAACCTGGTCCAGAAAAGGCGACTGCAGGTGCAGGAACTGGGACACGATGTAGAGAGCGAAGAGGTGGCGGTCGACCCCCTGTCCGCTCATCGCGGCCTTCAGCAGAGCCTGGTGCTTTTCCACGGCCAGGCGGAACATGGCACGGCGCTGTGGTTCCTGGGGTCCCCCCGGGAGGTCACAGGTCATGGAAAGACAGGAAGTGGGCTTACTGCTGGGGCCTGCCACACCCCTGGCCTCAACCCAGCTTGCAAAATCCCTGCAAGGCAGAGATACCAATTCTACTTTGCGGAggagaaacaggctcagagagggggagtcacctgcccagggtcacaagGCAAAGCAGAGGTAGGTGGGttcccaggtctgtctgatccAGGGCCCCAGGTCCTTCCATTGAACCATAATAGGTAGCGGGAAAGGGAACAGAGGTGCGTGGGGGGTTTCTGAGCAGACAGGTAATGTTGGGAATATGTGGAAGGGTACAAATGGAAGTCCTAAGGTGACATAGAGGCTAAATAATCAAAGAGAGACATTGTGGAACCAGAGATCCCTGTTAGGTGCTCCCCCAGTGCCCTgtgcgaccccccccccccaactaaaGCAAGTATCACACTGCACTGaaatatctctgtctctccccaccagTGAGCTCCTTGAGGTAGGAGACCAGGTCTGGGTCCTCCTTTGTCCATAATGCCCATCATGGGTCCCGGTCCTCAgaaggtgctccataaatatttgcaagtgTATGAACGAGTATGTGGAAATGACCAAAGCCTCAAAACGAGGCCCACACCCACTGTCTTCTCTTTGTCCTCCATGGCTCTCACAAAGTTGCAGGCCTCTCTGGTGCAACATCGCACCGTCTCCGTCCGGCCTTCCAGGAACAAGCGAGTCATGGTTGACTCATAAGTCAGGCAGAATTGACCcctgtcctggggggggggggggggggggcggcaaggAAGGGAGAAGCCTGTCAGCCGGGCTCTGGAAATCACAGACTTGACCCACCTCTGTGTGGACCTCCCGCCTCCTCCTGCCGGGAGACTGTGTGGCTGGGGGAGAGAAATCAAGATGGCGGCCCCACAGTGGCCATGACCAAAAAAGCGTCACCAGAGGGGCTGACAAGGGAGGTCTTGGGGGCCCAGGGGAACCAAGGTCCCGAGAAGGGGTTGGGGTCGAGGAACCCAACTGACCCGGAAGTGGGCCAGCTGCAAGGCCATCTGGATGAAGCTGTCTGAAGAGAGGTGGCAGCGTTTGATGAAACTCTTGCCGaagtgggagaaggggaagacATGGCAGTCAACGTTTCCAGACAAGGTCTTGGCTCCCCTCAGGGCTagagagatggacagatggatctgccagaggaggaaggagggagggatggctgGGGTTACAGATGGGGTAGGGTTAGaactgggagtggggagggaagtGAAGGTGGAAATCGAGTCAGGGTAGGGGTGGAATGTGGAAATGGGGACAGAGGCGAACGTGGAGCTGAAGGGCTGGATTAATGATGGGGGGTGGGACTGAGGTTGGGCTGAAGACCAAACTGGGTCGGGGATGGGTTGGGGTTTCAGGTGGGGAAGACCTGATTGGGCTGGGATTGGAGATGGGGCCAGGGTGGGATTGAGTTTGGGGATGGGGATGAGTTTAGAGTCAAAGCCAGGGGGTTGCAGACTTGGAGGAGAGGCCCGGGGAGCCCAGTCTCACCTTTTCTGGAAGGTCCCAGTGCAGccgctggggctggggcagtgaGGGATCAGGATGCCCTTTGCAGTGGCCGTCGGCTGAGTAGCCCAGCTGAAAACATTCTGTGGCCAGAGTGAACTGTGTACAAACAGAGGCTGTCagagtcccttcctccctctggatTGAGGGCTCTCTAACCAGGGACTTGCTTTCATAAGTCCCTTCtgggggttggaggtggggggggggcagtcattGAGAAACAGAAACCTCTGATGTTCACAGGTGGGTTCTCAGGTTCAAGTTCATTGAGAGTAAGTCCGATACTAATACTCAGCTGGTGCCAACTGGCCTTTTACTTCTGACTAGTAGACAAAAAGCCACCAACGGTGGCCCCCGACTTCCCAAGACACCCCcctaccctcacccccaccagGATCCTGAGACCAGAGAGATAAAGCCCAGCACAGCATGGGCCGCCAAGGGGGTCGGTGTCCATTCTGACTGAGTGGTGCCCACGCCCTGAtggttgttaaattttattttattttattttttatttagttttgtttttgttgttaaatattttaaatcagcCCTGGTCGAGCACCTGCTACCCACCAGCCTTTCCCTTATTCTCACGATAACTTAGGGAGACGGGATAAAGATCCCCATTTCCGCATTAGaaacaaacatcaagaaacacTTTATGCCTTGGAGTTTCCACGTATCTTTATCATACTCTATGTGACATCTCTTCACTCAAAGTTGATGCGCAGAGACCACAGGTTGATATGAAGGGTCTGAAAGTTAAACTGAATTGACAGTGTCATCGGCCAATATCATCAAAGGGGGAAAACTCCCATCTTGCAAATGCGAAACAGGTACAGAAGAGCCCATGCTTACCCAGGGCTGTTCCTAAGATCTGAAAGGGGCCTTCCTTCCCCTCAAACATGCTGGATCCCACCCTGGGCCTCACCCAGTACCTCATGCAATGCTATGGAAGAGTGGGAACCTGAGAGGGTGTAGACGGCACCTGCTATGATTTAgggactaagaaaaaagagaaaatagaggggcgcctgggtggctaagtcagtgaagcacccgactcttggtttcggcccagatcatgataccacatttcgtgagttcaagccccgcatcgggttctgcattgacagggtggagcctgcttgggagtctctctctctctctctctctctctctctctctctctccctctctctctgctcctccctgctctctctctcaaaataaataaatgaactttaaaaaaaaaattaaaaaaaaaaaaaaagagagaagatcgAGATGCTAAGGTTCTTAGGATTGGATGGGAgcttacagaaaaaagaaattccaacCCTTCTATCTGATGAAGGGgagaaatgaggctcagaggaggggagtaactttcccaaggtcacacagcaagccaTCACACTGATTCAGTGTATTGTGGTTGAAAGGCCTCATTTTCTGCTCTCAGAACATTCTGGATCCATGTTCTTGCTCTGCAATTCCTGgctctgtgactctgggcaaatcacttcccttctctgagccccgGCTGCCAACTCATCAAAAGGTCATAATCCCAGACCCTCTTTTCTTTgctgggtgcccccccccccatctggtATCTGCTTGTCTGAGCCTCTGTCTTCCCCCTAAGCGTAAGGCCCTGGAGAGGAAGGGCTTTGGAAACGGGGCCGATGgtccccagggcaggaggggaCTGGCTGCCTTACCTCCCACATGTGTCCTGAGATGGGGCAGTCGGCCCACGAGTGCTCCACGCTGAGACCCAGCTTCCCGTTGGAGAAGACGATTAACGTGAAGGATTTGTCAAACCAGCTGCAGGCGAGAATTCAAAGTGGTCACCAGAGAGCCAGGGCCAAGAAGGAACTTGGGTGCTCTTGGTGGAAAATGCAGGAGtgtcagggtggggggggggatgtttcTGGAAACAGGGCTGGTATAGGGATCTCTAAGAGGGTGGAGGTCTCCACCAGGCAGTCTAGATGGTTTCTGAGGCATGTCTAAGGCTTGGAAAATTGGGACATTTCGAGGGAACATGCCGAGAAAGGTTCAAGGCTCACGAGGAGCTGAGGGGTTAGGGGGATTCTTCCGGGAACCTCAGAAATCACAAGGGTGCCTCGTGCACATCTAGGAAGTTGTCTGAGGATCTCTAGGTATGGAAGTCCCAGGTCTGGGGTCCAGGGTCTGCTTGTCTAGTGTCCAGAGTCCTAGGCCTGGAGACCGGGTTCTGGGGTCACAGGTTGGGGTGAGGTTCGAGTCCAGGGGCTGACTCACCGGTCATGGCCCCTGCCAGCCAGTAGGGCATGGGCATAGGCATCCAGTGTAGCTGCGGGGTCCTCCCTGGTGAGCCCTGCAGGTTCCGAGTCCAGTGATACGAAGAAAGCAGCTCCTTCCACAGCCTCCAGGGTATCCTCAGCCTGGGCCTTCAGGGAACTCCGGACCTGGGCCCACACATCcctgtggcgggggagggggagggggagggggagtgtggggggggggggactgtacCTGAGCCCAGGCTGGCCCTGtaccctgcccagcccccacccagcccccaacCTTGCCCTTCTACAACTCTGGGAGGCTggctgggccccccccccccggggccccgATCTCCCGCCCTCACCTGGGAGCAGCGGTCAGGGCCGCCAGATGCTCCTCCTgggggcaggcgggggaggggtcgTCCAGGATTCGCTGGAACTGCTGCTCCAGGGCCCGCGGGGACAGCAGGCCGCTCTGGGAGTGGGTCCCCACACGGTAGAATCGGCCACGGTGGAAGACGGCCACGTGTCGGCTGTCGCGGAGGTGGCGGATGTGGTCTAGGGGCGGCGCGGGGGGGAAGTGCAGAGGGCGCGAAGGTCAGTGGCAAGAATAAGAACAAGGGTCATTTATCAGGCACTTCCTGGGTGGCTCGCACTGTCCTAAATACTCCTTTCACCCTCACTACCCTGTGCACCCTTATAATCCGGTTTCAGAGACGAGGAtacccaggctcagagagggtaataGCTGACCCAGGTCACACACACAGCTAGGGAGCGAtggagctgggattcgaacccaggagACCATGCTCTCAGCTACTACACCGTTGACGCCTCTGCCGGTGCGGTGCGGGGCCAAGAGGAATCTCACCTTTCTGGATGCCGGGAATGCGCGTGGTGTTGAAGATCTTCTCATACTGGGCAGAGCATAAGGGCCGCATTCCCATCAGCAAAGTCTGCAAGAGACCACGGGCTCCCGAACTGCCTCCCAGGACCCGCGTGGCCCCACGGCCACAGGACCGCAGTCTCCGTGTCCGGCCCACAGGGCGGCCCTCTTACAGGCAGGATCTCCTGGCGGTTCAGGCGGTGGCGGTAGAGGAGGAGGGCGTGGACCGCGTTCCCAGCGCGAGCGGCCTGCACCGGCGTGGGAGTGACGTACAGGAAGTCCTGGGGGCCAGCCGAGGGGACCGCAAAGCGCCCGGGGTCAGGCGTGCCCCTCACGGGGACACTGACCCCCAAACCCAGATCCTGACCCCAACAGAGGGCGGGATGGTGAACGACAGACTCTGATTCGGGTCACGGCCCGAAACTCCACCTCCTACAGAGACATCCCAACCCTAGATCCATGAACGGCGGCCCCGCCCGGCTCCCAGCCCCGATGTTCCCTCCTCACCATCATGTAATAGTTGCTGTTCACCATCAGCGAGTGCCGGGAGCGCAGATACACAAATTCTTCCCACCAGTCACTGACCTAGGAGTGGGGCCGAGAGACGCACAGCTGGGGTGGCTGCGGCCAAGCTGGGGAGCGGGGCAGTGGGAGCGGCAGGACCCCCAAGACTTGGCGGCCGAGTCCTTGAGGGTGGAACTCAAT is drawn from Felis catus isolate Fca126 chromosome E2, F.catus_Fca126_mat1.0, whole genome shotgun sequence and contains these coding sequences:
- the CPT1C gene encoding carnitine O-palmitoyltransferase 1, brain isoform isoform X1; the protein is MAEAHQAVGFRPSLTSDGAEVELSAPVLQEIYLSGLRSWKRHLARFWNDFLTGVFPASPLSWLFLFSAIQLAWFLQLDPSLGLMEKIKELLPDWGGQHHRLRGVLAAALFASCLWGALIFTLHVALRLLLSYHGWLLEPHGAMSSPTKTWLALVRIFSGRNPMLFSYQRSLPRQPVPSVQDTVRKYLESVRPILSDEDFDLTSVLAQDFLRLQASLLQWYLRLKSWWASNYVSDWWEEFVYLRSRHSLMVNSNYYMMDFLYVTPTPVQAARAGNAVHALLLYRHRLNRQEILPTLLMGMRPLCSAQYEKIFNTTRIPGIQKDHIRHLRDSRHVAVFHRGRFYRVGTHSQSGLLSPRALEQQFQRILDDPSPACPQEEHLAALTAAPRDVWAQVRSSLKAQAEDTLEAVEGAAFFVSLDSEPAGLTREDPAATLDAYAHALLAGRGHDRWFDKSFTLIVFSNGKLGLSVEHSWADCPISGHMWEFTLATECFQLGYSADGHCKGHPDPSLPQPQRLHWDLPEKIHLSISLALRGAKTLSGNVDCHVFPFSHFGKSFIKRCHLSSDSFIQMALQLAHFRDRGQFCLTYESTMTRLFLEGRTETVRCCTREACNFVRAMEDKEKTEPQRRAMFRLAVEKHQALLKAAMSGQGVDRHLFALYIVSQFLHLQSPFLDQVHSEQWQLATSQIPVQQIHLFDVHNYPDYVSSGGGFGPADDHGYGVSYIFMGDDTITFHISSKKSSTKTDSHRLGQHIEDALLDVACLFQEGPRPKLRCRGLQEEDSGHRHGSLPCHTGGSRAPTKPTNL
- the CPT1C gene encoding carnitine O-palmitoyltransferase 1, brain isoform isoform X3, with amino-acid sequence MEKIKELLPDWGGQHHRLRGVLAAALFASCLWGALIFTLHVALRLLLSYHGWLLEPHGAMSSPTKTWLALVRIFSGRNPMLFSYQRSLPRQPVPSVQDTVRKYLESVRPILSDEDFDLTSVLAQDFLRLQASLLQWYLRLKSWWASNYVSDWWEEFVYLRSRHSLMVNSNYYMMDFLYVTPTPVQAARAGNAVHALLLYRHRLNRQEILPTLLMGMRPLCSAQYEKIFNTTRIPGIQKDHIRHLRDSRHVAVFHRGRFYRVGTHSQSGLLSPRALEQQFQRILDDPSPACPQEEHLAALTAAPRDVWAQVRSSLKAQAEDTLEAVEGAAFFVSLDSEPAGLTREDPAATLDAYAHALLAGRGHDRWFDKSFTLIVFSNGKLGLSVEHSWADCPISGHMWEFTLATECFQLGYSADGHCKGHPDPSLPQPQRLHWDLPEKIHLSISLALRGAKTLSGNVDCHVFPFSHFGKSFIKRCHLSSDSFIQMALQLAHFRDRGQFCLTYESTMTRLFLEGRTETVRCCTREACNFVRAMEDKEKTEPQRRAMFRLAVEKHQALLKAAMSGQGVDRHLFALYIVSQFLHLQSPFLDQVHSEQWQLATSQIPVQQIHLFDVHNYPDYVSSGGGFGPADDHGYGVSYIFMGDDTITFHISSKKSSTKTDSHRLGQHIEDALLDVACLFQEGPRPKLRCRGLQEEDSGHRHGSLPCHTGGSRAPTKPTNL
- the CPT1C gene encoding carnitine O-palmitoyltransferase 1, brain isoform isoform X2, which produces MAEAHQAVGFRPSLTSDGAEVELSAPVLQEIYLSGLRSWKRHLARFWNDFLTGVFPASPLSWLFLFSAIQLAWFLQLDPSLGLMEKIKELLPDWGGQHHRLRGVLAAALFASCLWGALIFTLHVALRLLLSYHGWLLEPHGAMSSPTKTWLALVRIFSGRNPMLFSYQRSLPRQPVPSVQDTVRKYLESVRPILSDEDFDLTSVLAQDFLRLQASLLQWYLRLKSWWASNYVSDWWEEFVYLRSRHSLMVNSNYYMMDFLYVTPTPVQAARAGNAVHALLLYRHRLNRQEILPTLLMGMRPLCSAQYEKIFNTTRIPGIQKDHIRHLRDSRHVAVFHRGRFYRVGTHSQSGLLSPRALEQQFQRILDDPSPACPQEEHLAALTAAPRDVWAQVRSSLKAQAEDTLEAVEGAAFFVSLDSEPAGLTREDPAATLDAYAHALLAGRGHDRWFDKSFTLIVFSNGKLGLSVEHSWADCPISGHMWEFTLATECFQLGYSADGHCKGHPDPSLPQPQRLHWDLPEKIHLSISLALRGAKTLSGNVDCHVFPFSHFGKSFIKRCHLSSDSFIQMALQLAHFREPQRRAMFRLAVEKHQALLKAAMSGQGVDRHLFALYIVSQFLHLQSPFLDQVHSEQWQLATSQIPVQQIHLFDVHNYPDYVSSGGGFGPADDHGYGVSYIFMGDDTITFHISSKKSSTKTDSHRLGQHIEDALLDVACLFQEGPRPKLRCRGLQEEDSGHRHGSLPCHTGGSRAPTKPTNL